The region GCGGACGCCCACCCGGGCGTGACGGTGCACCCGAACAGCCCGGTCGGCCCGTACACGCGCGCCGTGCTGTGGACTGCCATCGTCGGCCGCCGCCAGTTGCGCGGACAGGCCCTGTGGGAGCCCGACCCCGGCCAGTGGACGGTGCGGGCGTTCGACGAAGCGGACCCTGCCGGGACGGTCCAGTACGTCTACCCCGCCGACAAGGCCGGCATCCCGAACGCGATCACCGAGGTGCTCGCCCGTTTCAGGCGGATATGAGAAGCGACCCGCCCTATTCCACCAAGAACCCGGGCGGGCCGCGATTCCCCGCATCTGCAAGACGAGAGGAGGTTCCCAGCATGACACTGACGGCGACATCACGCCAACCGCAGGGGGCCTCCATGCGCACTCTCGTCCTGTTCACCTACATCGTCGCCGCTGGGTGGGCTGCATGGTCTCAGCGCGACACCGCCTGGTTCGTGCTGCACGCGACCGGCTGCCTGGCTGGGGTGTGCGCGATGAGCCAGGCCCTGTCCTATGCGGCGGCTCTGGGCGAGCTGGACGGCCCGGACGACACCGTCGATCAGACCGACGAGTACATCGAGAGGACGGAGTGGGATGACTGAGCCCACGCAGGACACTGAGACGGCGTCGCCTGCTCCCGCCCCGGCCGCGGAGGAGCCCAAGGCTCCTGCCGAGAAGTCCCCGAAGGCCACGGGCCTGCCGATCGGCCAGATCGCCGTTGGTGGTCTCGGCGCGACCGTGCTGGGGTCCGCTGCGCTCGCCAGTGTGGTCGGCCCTGCCGGGTGGTTGGCTGCTCCTGTGGCCGCGACCGCCGGGGGCGCGGCGTACATCGCGCACCGGCGCCGCAAGAAGAAGGGCGGCACCAAGGGGATGCGGACGGAGAAGACCACCGTCACCCGCGGGTCCACCGGGACCGCCCGCATGGGCGGGCTGGGTGGGCGCATGCCGGGGCTGGGCTCCGGGCGCACCGCAGGCAAGGTGTCATCGTCCCGATCCGGCGGCGTGGGCACTGCGGGCGTCGGCCGACGTTCTGGCGTCGGCCCGGCGGGGGGCTCCTCCCGGGGTTCGTCGCCACGCGGCGGTTCTCTCCGCAGGCCGTCCCGTCCGGGCTCTCCCGGCAGCGGCTCCCGTGGCAGCACTCCTCGCTCTGTCTCGCCCCGTGGCGGCCTGTTCCGCCGCAGCGCCGGCGACACCACTACCGCGAAGCGCAAGAACCCCCCGACCAGCGGCACCGGAGGCCGCACGACTGGAGGATCTGTGTCCAAGTCCCGGTGGGGCGGCGCACACCCCACCACCCACAAGCCCGGCCTCAGGGGCCGGATCGGCCGGAGTGCGGCGCGCGCCCGCGACTGGGCCGACGACAAGACCGGACGCCGAGCGTCCGGAGCGTGGAACGCCGCGTCCGGGCAGTCCTCGTTCAAGGCCCGCCGCCGGGCAGCCGCCGCGGCAGCACGCAAGAAGGGCAGTACCCGGATCGGCGCGTCGATCCTCGCGTTCATCGCCGCCCTGTTCGCCCCCCGCAAGAAGCCCACCCGCCCCCGGAGTACGAAGGAGACCCCGGCTGGGCAGTACGCCCGCGACGGTTACACCCTCGGGGCCGAGGTCCCCGGACACCCCGGGTCGTACTACGCAGACCCGCGGGATACCCGTCCCGGATATGTGGACCGTCGGGGCCTGGGCCCTGACCACCCCGGCTACACCACCGGCGACTACGACGCCAACGTCGACCCGCGCACGTGGAATGAGCGAGTCGCCGCTGGCGACGTCCCCGGATTCAGCACCAGCACGCACACAGGAGGAACCACCATGGCTCTGCCCGCCGCCAGCATCGCCGCCGACATGGCCGCCGCCATGTCCCGCTACGAGCCCGCCGACGCCTACCAGATCGTCCCTGACTCCCGGCAGTGGGTGGACGTGCCCACTCAGGTCGCCATGGCGGTGAAGGCCTACGCGGACCGCCTGGAGGGCGCCCGCTTCCCCATCAACTCCGCGATCAACGACAAGCTCCGGGAGTTCGCGACGGCGATCGCTCAGACCCGGCAGATCGCGGAGGAGATCGAACCGCTGATGCGCCGCGCCCACGAGGACGACCTCGCCCGCCGGGAGTCGCCGCGCGGCGACGAGTCCAAGTGGAACATCTGACCCGCCCCAACGTCTGAGAGGAGGCCCCCGATGGCCACCTGGTCACTCGCCACCGACAACGTCCTCGGCAACGCCACGACGGCCGCTATCGGGCTGGCCGCGACCGCCGCCGGAGCCGACGCGCTGGGGTTGCACCCGCTCGTCGGTGTCGGCGTGGGAGCCGTCGGGGCGCTCTCCTCTATCGTGACCGGCGGCATGGCGCCCCCGGAGCGGGTCACCGCCGCTCTGGCGCGGTGGGCTGGCGCCGGGGGTTGGATGGCGTGGGCGCTGGCCGGGGACCCGTGGACGGTGCTGGGCATCGGGTCGCTGGTATCCGGGTCGGTGCTCGGCGCCAGCCTGGGGCCGTGGTTGAAGCGCCGCGCGAAGGCCCCCGCGAAGGAGCGCAGCAGCGGTGGCATCGTGCTCGGGTCCGTCGCCAAGGAGAACGCCGAGTGGCAGACCCGGATCGTTGAACGGGGCGGACAGCCTTTCCGCGGCACCGTCGTGGAGGCCGTCACCAAGTGGGACAACCGGATGGGCGAGGACGTGCGCGTGTGCCTGCCCAAGGCGGGCGCCACCGTCGACCAGCTCCGCCACCTCGCCCCCGGGCTCGCCGCGGACGCCAACCTCCCCCACGGGTGCAGCATCGAGGTCATCGAACCCGCCGGCGAGGGGCAGCGCACCGTCATCATGCGCGTCCCCACCCGCGTCCTCACCGCCCTGGACGAAGGGCACCCGCTGTGGGAGGAGCAGCGCAGCATCCTCGACGGGGTGCCGATCGGCGCCCACCCCAACGGCGACACCACCGAAGGCCCCATGCGCGAGGAATCCTGGCTCATCGTCGGCAAGAAGGGCGCCGGGAAAACCACCCTGCTGTGGGGCATCACCGCGACCGTTGGGATGTGCCGGGACGCGCTGGTGTGGCACATCGACCTCAACGGGGGCGGGATGACGCAGCCGTGGGTGGACGTGTGGCTGGACGGGCGTGTGCAGCGCTGCCCGGTGGACTGGGCCGCCCCGAACCTGGATGAAGCCATCCGCATGGTGAAGGCCGCGGTGCGGATCGCGAAGCACCGCAAGATCGCGTACCGCAAGCGCAAGAAGGAGCACAACACCAACCTGCTCCCGGTCGGCGCGGACCTGCCGGAGATCGTGATCATCCTCGATGAGGGCGCCGAAGCGATGGCCGCCGCCGGGAAGGGCCAGGTGGTGGAGCTCGCGGAGACGCTGGAGCAGATCCAGCGCATCGCCCGCAACGAAGCCGTGAACCTCGTCCTGTCCGTCCTGCGCGGTACTGGCGACCTGGTGCCCGCGGCGATGTCCACCCAGACCGGGGTGGGCATCTGCATGAAGGTCCGCCAGCAGAAGGAGATCGCCGCCGTTTTCGAGTCGGCGTGGGAGCTCAAGCTGCGCCCTGAGCACCTGACCGCGAAGGGCGCCGGGTGGATCGGTGTGGACGGTGACCTGCCGACCCGCTACCAGGGGTGGAACATTCTGCCGGATGACATGGAGCAGATGGCGTTGCGGATCGCGGCGGTGCGCCCGGATCTGGATGAGGCGTCCGCGCAGGCGGCGGGCGAGGACTACGCCACCCGGTACGAGCGGATGCGGCAGCTGTTCACGGAGGACGCCGAGATCGTCGAGGACGAGCCCGCGCCCGCCGCAGCCACCACGTCCAGTCGGGCGACGGCGGACTGGGACCTGTTCGGCACCGGCCCCTCCCCCGCGCCGGCGCCTGCCGGGCCCGCACTGGGCGTGGGGGACGACGGGATCGAGGACGCCGTCATCGTCGAGGACGACATCCTCGTCGGTGCGCTGCGGGTCATGGCGGACCTGGGGGCAGACCGGGCCACCCGCGACCAGCTCGCCGCCCGGCTGACGGGCGGGGACGAGGCGTTGCTGCGGTCGCGGATGACGGCCGCGGGGGTGTGCCCGGTCCACTCGCTGAAGGTCGATGGGAGGGACGCGCGGGGCTGGTACCGGCGCGATATCGAGGCGGCGATGAGCGTGACACCGGCGTGACGGCGGGGGTGTCACGGCCGTGACACCGTCACCGCGTGACAGTGGCCGTGACGGCCCTGACCTGCGGTGACACCGTGACACCACCGTCACGGGGAGGGGGATAGGCGCCCTCCAGGGCCCCCGGGAGGGGGTGTGCGGGGCGTGACGTCACGGGCGTCACGGGCCGCGGAAGACAGTCAGAAAACAGCGTGACCCGCCCCGGAATCGAACCCCACGGGCGGGCCACTTACCCCAGAAGGGCAGTTCCATCATGGCACCTACGACGACCCCGCCGTCCGACGACGTGGCGCTGGCGGAGATCCGCGAGTTCGAGTACCGGCTGGGTGAGCTACCGGGCCGCAATCAGCTCATGTCCGAGTTCGGGTGGGGCGCTTCCCGGTCCACCCGGTTGCTGGGCCTGTACAAGGAGCAGCGGGAGGACCGGTCCGGGTGGGGGCGGTCCGACTACCCCGGTCCGGGTCCGGTGGATGGTCTGGAGGAGTCGGTCCGGTCCGAGACGGATCAGGATGGCGGTCCGCAGTCCGGTCCGGTCGGGGACGGTGTCCCGGTCCGGCCTGAGGAGTCCGCGGACCCGGTCCGGCCGGTCCGGTCTTCCCGGTCTACTGAGGCGCCGGTCCAGTCCCCCACGGTCCGGACCGGGCAGCCCTCTCCGGACCGGTCCTCCCAGTCCGGTAGCGGCCGGGCTGCGGCCCCTGAGGGCCAGTCCGGGTCTGGTCCGGTCCGCCAGTCCGGGCAGGTCACCGACCAGACCGGCGCCGTCCGGCCCACCCCCCAGTCCGAAGAGGCGGCCCCGGTCCAGCCTCAGCAGACCGCCCCCGTAGCCCGGGTCCAGGCCGACGCTCCCCCGGTCCACCAGACCGCGCCGACGCCGGACCGGACGGACCAGACCACAGGAGACAGCGAGCAGACCACCGCTGGCCAGACCGGACCGCAGACCGGCGGATCGGACCGGCAGCCCTACGGACTGATCGCCGCGACCCTCGCCATCAGCCTGTCCGCGTTCACAGCGGTCTGGGGCGGCTGGGTCGGACTGGGGAGGATGGTCGGGTTCGGGCCGGTCAACCTGTTGCCCGGGATCGGCGACGGACTGGTCGTGGACCTCGCGATTACCCTGCCGATCGGTATCGAGGCGTATGCGGCGGCGGCCCTGTGGGTCGCGGTCGGCGGACTGGTCCACGGGCGTGGCCGGTGGTTCGCCGGGGTGTCTGCGGGGGCCGCGCTCGGTTTGGGTGCGTTTGGGCAGGCGGTCTACCACCTGCTGGAGGCGCAGGGGCACCACGCGGCGCCGGACTGGGTGGTGGTGTTCGTTAGCATCCTGCCGGTGGTGGTGCTGGGTGCGGCGGGTGTGCTGCTGCACCTGGTGCTGGAGGAGCGCAAGTCCCGGTAGCGGGCTTCTCTGTCGCCTGTCTTCGGGCGGGCGGCGGGGTGGCCTTCTACCTCCTGGAGCCCCCTGTGTCTGCCCCTACCGAGTTCGTCCCCCGTCGTTCCCGCTCCCCGCTGTCCCGCCGTTACTGGGCGGCCATCTACCTCATCCGCCGCTTGGTGTTCCTCGCCCTGATCCTGTGGTCCGCGATCACGTGCGCCGTCCAGTTGGCCGGCCCGCACCCTGTCGCTGCCGGTGCCGGTCTGGTGTGCGCGTTGGTGGTCCTGTACGTGCAGGGCGGGTGGGTGTGGCGGCGGTACCGGCGGTGGGTGACGTAGACTGGCTCCGACATCCTTCCCGGCGGGAGGACGTGAGCGTGGGCCCCGCTTCGGCGGGGCCTTCTGCGTGTCCGGAACCGGCCACGGGCTTGGGGTCGGGGTAAGCCCGACCGGACGCGGAGCGCGGGATCATGGGCGGCATGAGCAACCCCGAGTTCGCCGAGAAGCTGACTGAACCCGTTCGGAAGATCGTCAACAACTTCGTACACAACCACCCTGGCCTACAGGTCACCGATGATCTCAAGGCGGCCTTCAGGCAGGCCTCAGGTGTTGACGATTTCGCGCGACGAATGACGTGGGGGGCCCTCAACGGGCGGACTTACGGTGAGCTTGAGAAAGCCGTTGAGGATGACCTGGTCGCGGCTGAAGCTCTGCCCCCAGAGGAACGGGAGGAGGCTGTAACTAACATCGTGCTCCACGCGGAGCTGAAGGCTCTGAGGGAGGAGTCCCGGCAGACGCGATCGGATCTCGTTCATCTGAGGGAGGAGAACGAGGAGGCGAAGAAGGCAACGGCGAAGGCGGAGAAGCGCGCAACGCGGCAGTTCTTGATTGGCTTTGTCAGCGGAACGGTTCTCGGCTTGGCGGGCCTTGCGGCCTCGTTCATAGCTGGGTAGGCGTGGGGCCGCCCGACGTGCGCCGGGCGGCCTACGGGGTTACAGCCGGAAGTCGTCGGTGCCGTTGCGGATCTGCTCAGCGGTCACGACGGGAGCGAGCGCCCCGGTGACGTCCTGCGGGCGCGGGGACGCCAACAGGGGCTCGTCGTACACGTCCTGGTTCTCGGGGTTCCTGTACGGCTTGTAGGCGCCCTTGTTGATCCGCCGGTAGTAGGCGCCTGGGTCATCGCTGTACGCGCGCTGTGCGGGCCTCTCGGGCGCTCCCAGGAGCCGCGCAAGGTCCGGGCGTGCCTTCTCCCCCGCCGCCGCGAGGTGCGACCGCAGACGAGCGATGTCCTCAGGGTCCCCGGCCTTGATCTCCCCCGCGCACAGGGCGCACCCGTGCGGGGGCATGTCCTGCTGGTGGTCGCCGCACACCGTCACGGTCGGCGGAGCGGAGTGGCGGCGCACATGCGCGAGGTCTCCGAGCAACAATCGCTCTTCCCGGTTGGTCACCCACCACACGAGCGACCGGATGCGCCCGCCCCTGCCGTCGCCTTGCTGCTCGATGTAGTCCACGACCATGCGAGCTTCGTCGTCGGTGCAGCCCAGTCGTTCGATGACGATGCTCTCAGGAGTCTTCGTCTTCTTCTCAGCGACGGGAGCGGGCTCACGCTCAACGTGACCGCTCACCGAAGAAGAAGAGATGGTCCTTCTAGATGCATCCTTCTCCATGGTCCTTTTAGAAGACTGCCCGCTTTCGGACTTCCCGGGCTCGGGCTTCTCGCGCTCGGACTTCCCGAAACCGGGCAGTCCGAGAGAGTCGTCTCCCGAGGGCTCATCCGAGGTCTCCTCGGGGAGGTTCTGCGGGGTGTCGTAGACGTCCACGTGCGTGACCCACTTGCTGCCCTCTCGGACCTTGGTGCGCACGAGGTACCCGAACTCCTCCATCTCGTTGAAGGCGTTGAGGAACGCGCGCTTGCCGGGGGCTGCGTCGCCTCGGATGGCTCGGGCGTCTTCCCACATCTTGAGTGCGGTCGCGCCTTCGTAGTCGTCCGTGTTGGAGAGGAGGCGGAGGAGGATCAAGCGCGCCATCTCGGACATGCGCTCTTCGCGAAGGATCGCGTTGGGGGCGATCGTGAAGTTCGCGGTGTGCTTGGTGCGGTGCACCTTCATCGCGTACCTCCCTTGGGGAGGTACGACGTTGTGACCCGAGAGGCATGCCCTCGATTCGGGTCACCGACTATGATGTGACTAAGCTTCATGCCTAGCCGCCCTTCCTGCTGACTCAGGATCGGTGGTCAGAGCCCGTGTCGGTGCTGGTAACACCGCGCGGGCTCGCTTTATGTGGTTGTGGGCCCATTCTACCCCGTGTGCACGTGCAGCGGGAGGACAGGAAAGCCCCCGCGAAGGCGGGGGCAGGGCAGGTCATCCCTTCTTTTTCGGTCCCCTCGGGCGCGGAGCACCACCCCGGACACCCGCTGACCCCTTGGGCCCTGCCGCACGGCGGGGCCCACACCCATGCGCGCCCAACAAAAACGGGCCCCGCCTACGCAGCGGCGGGACCCGTTTCGCGAAACACCCTACCCCCCACACCCCCACCCCTACACTGCCCACATGGCGAAAACCCTCTACCTCGTCGTCTCCGGCGCCCCCGCCCCCGAAGGCACCCCCGAGCTCGCCAGGACGCTCCAAAGCGACGGCTGGCAAGTGGTGTGCATGTCCACCCCCATGGGCGTCCGTTTCCACGACACCGCCGAACTGGAGCAGCTCACCGGAGCGCCCGTCCGCACCGAATACCGGATGCCCGGACAAGGCGAAGGCTCCCCCAAAGCCGACCTCGTACTCGCCTGCCCGCTCACGTTCAACTCCACGAACAAGTTCGCCGACGGACACTCCGACAACTTCGCCCTCGGGCTCCTCTGCGAAATGGTCGGCTACGACGTCCCCACCATCGTCGTCCCCCACTGCAAACCCCAACTCGCCTCCCACCCCGCGTTCCAGCGCTCCCTGGCGACCCTCCGGTCCATCCCCGCCGTCACCCTCGTCTACGACCACCACGCCCCCTACGAATCCCGCCTCCCCACCTGGGAACACCTACTCCAGGTCACCCGTACTCTCTAGACAGGAGGCCCGGCGTGGACGCAGCCACCAGGGGCCAGATCATCCGCTCCCACCGCCGCCGGCGCGGCTACTCCCAAACCGTCCTCGCCGGCCTCGTGGGACGCTCCGAGTCATGGCTGTCCCAGGTCGAGCGCGGCAAGCTCGCCGTGGACTCCCACGAGGTACTGTCGCGGCTCGCCGACGTCCTACGGCTCCCCCTGTCCGAGCTCACCGGATCCGAACCCGAGGCCGCCCCCGTGCGCTACACGCCCGCTGCCGACATCGAACGCGCCATGATGCGGTACACGTCCCTGGAGGTGATCGTCGCGGAGACCGGCCGCGAGGACCCGGTGGACGTGGCCCGGCTGCGCTCTGAGGCGCACCGCACCTACGCCGCCTACCAGGCCACCCGGTACGGCGAGGCGGGGCGGAGGCTCCCCCGGCTGATCCGGGACGTGGAGGCGGCGGCGAGGTCCCGGGGTGCGGACCGGCCGGCGGTGTGCTCGGCGCGGGCGATGGTCTACAACACCGCTGCTGCGGTGCTGCGGCGGGTGGGTGCCACGGATCTGGCGTGGCAGGCGGCGGACCGGGCGATGGCCGCCGCGGAGTGGGCGGACGAGACGCTGCTCGCTGCGGTCGGCGCGTACCGGCTGTCCTATGTGTTCATCAGCCGCGGCAACCCGGATGTGGCGGCGGAGCTCGCTATGGGTGCGGCGCACGCCCTGGAGCGGCGGATGCACCCGGGCACCCCGGAGGAGCTGTCGGTGTACGGGGGTCTGCACTTGGCGGCGGCGACCGCGGCGGCGGCGGAGTACGACCGTGCGGCGGTGCCGCGGTTCCTGCGGCAGGCGCAGCGGGCAGCGGACCGGCTCGGCACGGACCTGAATCTGCACGGGACGGCGTTCGGGCCGACGAACGTCGCCATCCACACCATCAGCACGAACGTGAAGGTCGGGGACGCGCGCGCCGCCGTGGCGGCCGGCGAGGACCTGGACGTCGCCAGCCTCCCTTCCGGGCTGGTGGGTCGACGGGCACAGGTGCACCTGGACCTCGCGCGCGCCTACACCCAGACCCGGCAGGATGCCGCGGCAGTGAACACCCTGTTGGAGGCGGAGCGGATCGCCGCTGAGCTGGTGCGCCACGACCCGTCGACGGGTGCGGTCATCACGGAGCTGTTGCGGCGGGAGCACCGCAGGTCGACTCCGGAGCTGCGGCCGTTGGCGCAGCGCGCCGGGGTCGCGTAGCGTCCGCCTGCTTCCGTTGGGACCCGCAGGATTCTGCGGGTCTTTTACCTTTTCTGGGCTGCGAAACCGTGCGGGGTTTCCGGCTTACCGTCGTGCCCACTGAGAGGGGTGAGGCATGACGGTCGACGAGTACAGGTACACGGGTCCGCTCGCTGTGGTCGCCGGCGCGTACCCCGACTGGGAGATCAGCCGTGCTCCCCGCGCCGACCGTCCTGCGGCGTGGGTGGCGCGGCGGGGCACGGTGACGCTGTCCGCACCCACCGCTGCGCATCTTCTCGCGCGTCTGGAGGACCACACCCGTGATGACGCCGAGCTGGCACGCCTCCAGGAGGAGTACGGCCAGACCTACCGGGTGTGGCGTACCGCCGACTGGTGGATGGGCACCGCGCTCACCGATGGCATCACCCCGACGCTGATGGAGCCGACCGCCACGGCACTCGAAGCCCGACTCCGCAACCCCGGTCCCCGGTACGGGGCGCCGTTCCCCAGGGAGGCACACCCATGAGTCCGCACCGACGCCACACCGACCCGTCCGAGGACCCCATCCCGGACGACCTCACCAAGGAAGAGAAGGAAGCGGTCCGCCTCCAGGGCGAGCGCATCGCCGCCGCCCGAGCCGCTGGAGTTCCGCTGCTGGGTGAGGACGGCCGCCGCCGGGGTGAGGACTACGACTTCGGTAGCTGACCTACCGGA is a window of Nocardiopsis changdeensis DNA encoding:
- a CDS encoding flavoprotein, whose amino-acid sequence is MAKTLYLVVSGAPAPEGTPELARTLQSDGWQVVCMSTPMGVRFHDTAELEQLTGAPVRTEYRMPGQGEGSPKADLVLACPLTFNSTNKFADGHSDNFALGLLCEMVGYDVPTIVVPHCKPQLASHPAFQRSLATLRSIPAVTLVYDHHAPYESRLPTWEHLLQVTRTL
- a CDS encoding helix-turn-helix domain-containing protein, which codes for MDAATRGQIIRSHRRRRGYSQTVLAGLVGRSESWLSQVERGKLAVDSHEVLSRLADVLRLPLSELTGSEPEAAPVRYTPAADIERAMMRYTSLEVIVAETGREDPVDVARLRSEAHRTYAAYQATRYGEAGRRLPRLIRDVEAAARSRGADRPAVCSARAMVYNTAAAVLRRVGATDLAWQAADRAMAAAEWADETLLAAVGAYRLSYVFISRGNPDVAAELAMGAAHALERRMHPGTPEELSVYGGLHLAAATAAAAEYDRAAVPRFLRQAQRAADRLGTDLNLHGTAFGPTNVAIHTISTNVKVGDARAAVAAGEDLDVASLPSGLVGRRAQVHLDLARAYTQTRQDAAAVNTLLEAERIAAELVRHDPSTGAVITELLRREHRRSTPELRPLAQRAGVA